One genomic window of Ctenopharyngodon idella isolate HZGC_01 chromosome 18, HZGC01, whole genome shotgun sequence includes the following:
- the rab11a gene encoding ras-related protein Rab-11A yields the protein MGTRDDEYDYLFKVVLIGDSGVGKSNLLSRFTRNEFNLESKSTIGVEFATRSIQVDGKTVKAQIWDTAGQERYRAITSAYYRGAVGALLVYDIAKHLTYENVERWLKELRDHADSNIVIMLVGNKSDLRHLRAVPTDEARAFAEKNGLSFLETSALDSTNVETAFQTILTEIYRIVSQKQMSDRRDNDMSPSNNVVSIQVQPTENKPKMQCCQSI from the exons ATGGGGACGCGAGACGACGAATATGACTACTTGTTTAAAG tggtcCTGATTGGAGACTCCGGTGTGGGGAAGAGTAACCTGCTGTCTCGTTTCACCCGTAATGAATTCAACCTTGAGAGCAAAAGCACTATCGGAGTGGAGTTTGCGACACGTAGCATTCAGGTGGATGGAAAGACGGTGAAAGCTCAGATCTGGGACACAGCTGGACAGGAACGCTACCGAGCTATCACTTCAGC GTATTACCGAGGAGCTGTGGGGGCCCTCCTAGTGTATGACATCGCCAAGCACCTGACCTATGAGAATGTGGAGCGTTGGCTTAAGGAGCTCCGAGACCATGCAGACAGCAACATTGTCATCATGCTCGTGGGCAATAAAAGCGACTTGCGTCACCTTCGGGCCGTGCCCACCGATGAAGCACGTGCATTTGCAG AGAAAAACGGTCTGTCCTTCCTAGAGACCTCAGCTTTGGATTCCACCAATGTAGAGACCGCTTTCCAGACCATCCTGACTG AAATCTATCGGATCGTATCCCAAAAGCAGATGTCTGACCGCCGAGACAATGACATGTCACCTAGCAACAATGTGGTGTCCATCCAGGTGCAACCTACTGAGAATAAACCAAAGATGCAGTGCTGCCAGAGCATCTAG